From Scomber scombrus chromosome 6, fScoSco1.1, whole genome shotgun sequence, the proteins below share one genomic window:
- the rassf9 gene encoding ras association domain-containing protein 9, with the protein MAPFGKNFLKARLKNRTKDAETIPGKEIQVTVCNEEKVVCGVTKHTTCADMIQALLEDHKSIQESQRLLHGEPKDFCLVERWKGFERALPPLTRILRLWYAWGDQRPFIQFILVKTSDFVPQPAKKGGKSKGTKPKRWEHGRNQYPQSLPVEKQKRIVKKAFRKLEKLHKESKSCPGTEEIDRMVQMILDQDHTIREQIQQMRDLDFEIEHFEDEMQREAEESESSLAQACGLSLEVDDVEQLHEYLYTSDGVEQLELQVQRHQALILQLSLDIDTELRRAEEDSEQEGAVAASWIPSETDDLFYTAELERMQTELQHSLLTGVSLHNQAVEIDKQLKYYDTTLVSKDQECWHLAAHLNSLQIGDSTEEKSSPVPLKIETQCSVSQTVKLKHSLSPLDITDTDSDTGISSTHSQDSLSPCLDFPPPLDTDV; encoded by the coding sequence GACCAAAGATGCTGAGACCATACCAGGAAAAGAGATTCAGGTTACTGTCTGCAATGAGGAGAAGGTTGTCTGCGGAGTAACGAAGCACACAACATGTGCAGATATGATTCAGGCGTTATTGGAGGATCACAAGTCAATCCAAGAGAGCCAGCGGCTCCTGCATGGAGAACCCAAAGACTTCTGTCTCGTCGAGCGGTGGAAGGGTTTTGAAAGAGCCTTGCCTCCTCTCACCAGAATCTTGAGGCTCTGGTACGCTTGGGGTGACCAGAGACCCTTCATCCAATTCATTCTAGTGAAAACCAGCGATTTTGTGCCTCAGCCTGCTAAGAAGGGTGGAAAGTCCAAGGGCACCAAGCCTAAGCGATGGGAGCATGGTCGCAATCAGTATCCCCAGTCTCTGCCAGTGGAGAAACAGAAACGCATCGTGAAGAAAGCTTTCCGAAAGCTGGAGAAACTTCACAAGGAGAGCAAGAGCTGCCCTGGCACCGAGGAGATCGATCGTATGGTGCAGATGATTCTGGACCAGGACCACACAATTCGGGAACAGATTCAGCAAATGAGGGATCTGGATTTTGAGATTGAGCATTTTGAGGATGAAATGCAGAGAGAAGCTGAAGAGTCTGAGAGTTCACTGGCTCAGGCTTGTGGGCTGAGTTTGGAAGTGGACGATGTGGAGCAGCTGCATGAGTACCTGTACACCAGCGATGGAGTTGAACAGCTGGAGCTGCAGGTTCAGAGGCATCAGGCGCTCATCCTCCAGCTATCTCTGGATATTGATACTGAGCTGAGGAGGGCAGAAGAAGACAGTGAACAGGAAGGAGCTGTGGCTGCTTCCTGGATCCCGTCTGAAACAGATGATTTGTTCTACACTGCCGAACTCGAGAGGATGCAGACAGAACTGCAACATAGCCTCTTAACCGGCGTATCCCTTCACAACCAAGCTGTAGAAATAGACAAGCAGTTAAAGTACTATGACACCACTCTGGTCTCCAAGGACCAGGAATGCTGGCATCTAGCTGCTCATCTCAATTCACTGCAAATCGGTGACAGCACAGAGGAGAAGTCAAGTCCTGTGCCTCTAAAAATTGAGACTCAATGCAGCGTCTCACAgacagtgaaactcaaacacaGCCTGTCCCCTCTAGACATTACAGACACAGACTCAGACACTGGGATTAGCTCCACACACAGCCAGGACTCGCTGTCACCCTGTCTCGACTTCCCTCCCCCACTGGACACAGACGTTTGA